In Paraburkholderia terrae, the following proteins share a genomic window:
- a CDS encoding Crp/Fnr family transcriptional regulator has product MENGHHPGENHLLSVLPEAERARVAPHLVPVEMPLGQVVYESGDCLDHVYFPTTSIVSLLYVMEDGASAEIAIVGNEGIIGIALFMGGETTPNRAVVQSAGAAYRLDARILKEEFQRAGPVQRLLLRYTQALITQMAQTAVCNRHHSIDQQLCRWLLLSIDRLPSNELKMTQELIANMLGVRRSGVTEAALKLQDAGLIRYGHGHIEVLDRPGLEKRVCECYSVVKREFDRLLPDLKAI; this is encoded by the coding sequence ATGGAAAACGGACATCATCCCGGAGAAAACCACCTGCTTTCGGTTCTGCCGGAAGCAGAGCGGGCGCGCGTGGCGCCGCATCTCGTACCGGTTGAAATGCCCCTGGGGCAGGTCGTGTACGAGTCTGGCGACTGCCTTGATCACGTCTATTTTCCGACAACGTCCATCGTATCGCTGCTCTATGTGATGGAGGACGGCGCGTCCGCCGAGATTGCGATCGTGGGCAACGAAGGGATCATCGGTATTGCACTCTTCATGGGCGGTGAAACGACGCCAAACCGGGCAGTCGTGCAAAGCGCGGGTGCGGCATATCGACTGGATGCGCGCATCCTGAAAGAGGAATTTCAGCGCGCCGGCCCGGTGCAGCGGTTATTGCTGCGCTATACCCAGGCATTGATCACCCAGATGGCCCAGACCGCCGTCTGCAACCGGCATCATTCGATCGACCAGCAATTGTGCCGCTGGCTGCTGCTCAGCATCGATCGCCTGCCGTCAAACGAGTTGAAGATGACACAGGAACTGATCGCCAACATGCTTGGCGTGCGGAGATCCGGCGTGACGGAGGCGGCGCTGAAACTCCAGGACGCAGGGCTGATTCGCTACGGTCATGGCCACATCGAGGTGCTGGATCGACCGGGTCTCGAAAAGCGCGTGTGCGAATGCTACAGCGTCGTGAAACGGGAGTTCGACCGGCTGTTGCCTGATCTCAAGGCGATATAA
- a CDS encoding glycosyltransferase family 4 protein encodes MRIAQIAPLHEAVPPKFYGGTERVVSYLTEALVDLGHDVTLFASGDSYTRATLEAAWPRALRLDPSNRDVLAPHMVMLEKVRRVAHEFDVLHFHLDYLPFSLFSQLDTPFVTTLHGRLDLPELQAVFNTFPKAAVVSISDSQRLPLPQANWLDTIYHGLPEKLLTPQTRKEPKYLAFLGRMCPEKRPDLAIEIAAQTGLPLKIAAKIDRADQKYFKTDIEPLLSQAHVEFLGEISEQQKPGFLSGAKALLFPIDWSEPFGLVMIEAMACGTPVIAFNRGSVPEVIDHGVTGYICEDVQDAVGALQRLDELSRTEIRAQFERRFSATTMARNYVDSYMSLLQASRCPVLRRAAAG; translated from the coding sequence ATGCGAATCGCACAGATTGCCCCGCTGCACGAGGCCGTTCCCCCGAAATTTTATGGCGGCACCGAGCGCGTGGTGTCCTATCTCACCGAGGCGCTCGTCGACCTGGGGCACGACGTGACGTTGTTTGCAAGCGGCGACTCGTATACGAGGGCGACGCTCGAGGCTGCGTGGCCGCGTGCATTGCGCCTCGACCCGTCAAACCGCGACGTGCTCGCCCCGCACATGGTGATGCTCGAAAAGGTGCGCCGTGTTGCTCACGAATTCGACGTGTTGCACTTCCACCTCGACTACCTGCCTTTCTCGCTGTTCTCGCAGCTCGACACGCCGTTCGTGACGACGCTGCATGGTCGTCTCGACCTGCCGGAACTACAAGCCGTGTTCAATACGTTTCCGAAGGCGGCGGTCGTGTCGATCTCCGATTCGCAACGTTTGCCGCTGCCGCAGGCGAACTGGCTGGACACGATCTATCACGGTTTGCCAGAAAAGCTGCTAACGCCGCAAACGCGGAAAGAGCCGAAATATCTCGCCTTCCTCGGTCGCATGTGCCCGGAGAAACGTCCCGATCTCGCTATCGAGATCGCTGCACAAACCGGTCTCCCGTTGAAGATTGCCGCGAAGATAGACAGGGCTGACCAGAAATACTTCAAGACGGACATCGAGCCTCTGCTGTCGCAGGCGCACGTCGAATTTCTCGGCGAAATCAGCGAGCAGCAGAAGCCCGGATTCCTCTCGGGTGCGAAGGCGCTGCTGTTTCCGATCGACTGGTCCGAGCCGTTCGGCCTTGTCATGATCGAGGCGATGGCGTGTGGGACCCCGGTGATTGCATTCAATCGCGGCTCGGTACCCGAGGTGATCGATCACGGTGTCACCGGCTATATCTGTGAAGACGTCCAGGACGCCGTCGGTGCGCTGCAACGTCTCGATGAGCTGTCACGGACGGAAATCCGCGCCCAGTTCGAACGCCGCTTCAGTGCCACGACGATGGCGCGGAATTACGTCGACAGCTATATGTCACTGCTTCAGGCATCAAGGTGCCCGGTGTTGCGACGTGCCGCCGCAGGTTGA
- a CDS encoding HU family DNA-binding protein, with amino-acid sequence MNKQELIDAVSAVTGDSKSATVQVIDAFTEIVGAALAKGDTVQLIGFGSFGVGGRAARTGRNPATGEAMQIAAAKTIKFTAGKAFKERVNA; translated from the coding sequence ATGAACAAGCAGGAACTCATCGATGCAGTATCGGCCGTCACCGGCGACAGCAAATCGGCCACGGTACAAGTCATCGACGCCTTCACCGAAATCGTTGGCGCCGCGTTGGCGAAGGGGGACACCGTGCAGTTGATCGGCTTCGGCTCGTTCGGCGTCGGTGGACGCGCTGCACGCACGGGACGCAATCCCGCCACGGGCGAGGCAATGCAGATTGCTGCCGCAAAAACCATCAAGTTCACGGCAGGTAAGGCCTTCAAGGAGCGCGTGAACGCGTAA
- a CDS encoding sensor histidine kinase, producing the protein MRLAAFILDHMTVILSRWEEFARTLLPAATDMRTLALRDHAQQILEAVARDLSTPESRDEQTEKSTGQAPILAGAPETAAQMHALLRARSGFDINQMVAEYRALRASVLRLWMDEGAPDSHHEDDMVRFNEAIDQAVAESVDFFSMQVDLARNLFLGMLGHDMRSPLQTIQITASYLAALNAGEKVSGAASRLIRSGARMQALLDDMVDFNRTRLGLGINIAPTDIDLAKLFTDALDQLRVIHPDRQIDLEVIGDCMGVWDGRRLQQLLGNLVLNAIKYGASDAPVRVTVTGDGTEVLLEVRNAGTAIERSTLDRIFDPLQRGAEYQDTNAGNSLGLGLYIAREIARAHGGEIDARSDAVETVFSVNLPRGK; encoded by the coding sequence ATGCGACTAGCCGCCTTTATCCTCGACCACATGACTGTCATTCTGTCGCGATGGGAGGAGTTTGCACGCACGCTGTTGCCGGCTGCGACAGACATGAGGACGCTGGCCTTACGGGACCATGCGCAGCAGATTCTGGAGGCCGTTGCAAGGGATCTGTCTACTCCCGAAAGCAGGGATGAACAAACCGAAAAGTCCACGGGGCAGGCGCCCATACTGGCCGGAGCCCCAGAGACAGCCGCCCAGATGCACGCCCTTCTGCGCGCGCGAAGCGGCTTTGACATCAACCAGATGGTTGCCGAATACCGCGCCCTGCGCGCGAGCGTACTTCGACTGTGGATGGATGAGGGCGCGCCCGACAGTCATCACGAGGATGACATGGTCCGTTTCAACGAGGCCATCGATCAGGCAGTCGCCGAATCGGTAGACTTTTTCAGCATGCAGGTAGACCTGGCCCGTAATCTGTTCCTCGGGATGCTGGGGCACGACATGCGCAGTCCGCTCCAGACCATCCAGATCACAGCGTCGTATCTGGCGGCGCTGAACGCCGGTGAAAAAGTGTCGGGGGCTGCGTCCCGTTTGATCAGAAGCGGTGCTCGCATGCAGGCGCTGCTGGACGACATGGTTGACTTCAATCGAACCAGGCTGGGTTTGGGTATCAATATCGCGCCGACCGATATTGACCTGGCCAAGTTGTTCACCGATGCGCTGGACCAGTTGCGAGTAATACATCCGGACCGTCAGATTGATCTGGAAGTGATCGGTGACTGCATGGGTGTCTGGGATGGCCGACGTCTCCAGCAGTTGTTGGGCAATCTGGTACTGAATGCGATCAAGTACGGAGCGTCAGACGCGCCGGTACGTGTGACAGTGACCGGCGATGGCACGGAAGTCCTGCTGGAAGTGAGGAACGCTGGCACCGCCATTGAGCGCTCGACCCTCGACCGCATCTTTGATCCACTGCAGCGTGGCGCGGAATATCAAGACACAAATGCGGGCAACAGCCTGGGGCTCGGACTGTATATCGCGCGCGAGATTGCGAGGGCACACGGGGGCGAGATCGATGCGCGATCCGACGCAGTCGAAACGGTCTTCTCTGTAAATCTGCCCCGTGGCAAATAG
- a CDS encoding ATP-binding protein, whose amino-acid sequence MLRRRLCQQPRKEPQTILKVAHVDVRIVGISGALLPHIFGLFAQSSRTITASAGGLGVGLAVVRAVAESHGGTVSAISAGPGMGSEFTLRLPIVLERPMAGEPA is encoded by the coding sequence ATGTTGCGAAGACGGCTGTGCCAACAACCGCGGAAAGAACCGCAGACGATCCTGAAAGTCGCGCATGTCGACGTGCGTATCGTGGGCATATCGGGCGCGCTCCTGCCACATATCTTCGGCCTCTTCGCTCAATCCAGCAGAACGATTACGGCGAGTGCCGGCGGTTTGGGGGTGGGTCTTGCCGTGGTGAGAGCGGTCGCCGAATCGCATGGCGGAACGGTGTCGGCGATCAGTGCCGGCCCCGGTATGGGCAGCGAATTCACCCTACGGCTGCCGATCGTGCTGGAACGGCCCATGGCTGGTGAGCCGGCGTGA
- a CDS encoding Bax inhibitor-1/YccA family protein, protein MKEPRYSFGLHGAVTSLETRNRVLRNTYWLLALSMVPTVLGAWIGVATSFSLFTSINPTLSFIGFLAIAFGFMFAIERTKESGIGMALLLAFAFFMGLMLSRLLSFILGFSNGPQLIMLAFGGTGVIFAAMATIATVSKRDFSGLGKWLFVGVIVILLAAFANIFLQLPALMLTVSVLAIAIFSAYMLYDVQRVVNGGETNYITAALAIYLDVYNVFVNLLALLGILGGERK, encoded by the coding sequence ATGAAAGAGCCCCGATACAGTTTCGGTCTGCATGGTGCCGTCACATCGCTCGAAACCCGCAACCGCGTGCTGCGTAACACCTACTGGCTGCTAGCGTTGTCGATGGTGCCGACGGTGCTCGGCGCCTGGATCGGGGTTGCGACCAGCTTTTCGTTGTTCACCAGCATCAACCCGACTTTGAGCTTTATCGGGTTCCTCGCGATCGCGTTCGGCTTCATGTTCGCGATCGAGCGCACGAAGGAAAGCGGTATCGGCATGGCATTGCTGCTCGCCTTCGCGTTTTTCATGGGCCTTATGCTGTCGCGGCTCCTGAGTTTCATTCTCGGGTTCTCGAACGGGCCGCAGCTAATCATGCTGGCATTCGGAGGCACCGGCGTCATCTTCGCTGCCATGGCGACCATCGCCACAGTCAGCAAACGCGACTTCTCGGGCCTCGGCAAGTGGTTGTTTGTGGGTGTGATCGTGATTCTGCTCGCGGCATTTGCGAACATCTTCCTGCAATTGCCGGCGTTGATGCTGACAGTGTCGGTGCTGGCGATTGCAATCTTCTCGGCTTATATGCTGTACGACGTGCAACGCGTGGTGAATGGCGGCGAAACGAACTACATCACCGCCGCGCTCGCGATCTATCTGGATGTGTATAACGTATTCGTCAATCTGCTGGCGCTGCTCGGCATCCTCGGCGGCGAGCGCAAGTGA
- a CDS encoding CsbD family protein, with protein sequence MNKDQVKGRVEEAKGKVKEAVGKATGNETTKLKGRVEQVVGKTRASYGDAKEQLKKQP encoded by the coding sequence ATGAACAAGGATCAGGTGAAAGGACGCGTCGAGGAAGCCAAAGGAAAGGTTAAGGAAGCTGTCGGCAAGGCAACGGGAAATGAAACGACCAAGTTGAAAGGCAGGGTCGAACAGGTCGTTGGCAAGACACGAGCTTCGTATGGCGACGCAAAGGAGCAACTGAAGAAGCAGCCGTAG
- a CDS encoding SGNH/GDSL hydrolase family protein, with the protein MVFATLAACGGNGSGGSASNNPAGGIHLQTVSFGDSLSDVGTYAPLATAVGGGRFTTNPGQVWTQLVAQYYGDTLGAAFTIGFDHQLSPQGGFGYAEGGSTVATPANLNDFLVDVIGNIEMPVNQQVSSYLAAHGSFNAGQLVLVWAGANNVLRAGSLPAAAPTVQTAATTLAQLVGQIVQNGATHVVVVNVPNIGLSPTGLASSDGGANLAQLSQLFNDTLNAALQSNGLQGKVIQVDAYGWINQIFANFQANGFTVSNTSQACDPSKTPHDTALLCSPPTYTTPNADQTYMFADDLHPTTHMHALFAQFVERQIASTGLGH; encoded by the coding sequence ATGGTGTTTGCAACGCTTGCCGCGTGCGGTGGGAATGGTAGTGGTGGCAGTGCGTCGAATAATCCGGCTGGCGGCATCCATCTGCAAACGGTGTCGTTCGGAGACAGCCTGTCGGACGTCGGAACCTATGCGCCGCTCGCCACCGCGGTGGGCGGCGGGCGTTTCACGACAAATCCCGGGCAGGTGTGGACTCAGCTTGTCGCGCAATACTATGGCGACACGCTAGGTGCTGCCTTCACGATCGGCTTCGATCATCAGTTAAGTCCACAAGGCGGCTTTGGCTACGCCGAAGGTGGATCCACGGTCGCGACACCAGCCAACCTGAACGACTTCCTTGTAGACGTGATCGGCAACATCGAAATGCCCGTCAATCAGCAGGTGTCGAGCTATCTCGCGGCTCACGGCAGCTTCAACGCGGGTCAGCTCGTGCTCGTGTGGGCTGGGGCGAACAATGTGCTTCGCGCGGGCTCACTGCCGGCCGCCGCGCCGACTGTACAGACTGCGGCGACCACTCTGGCGCAGCTTGTCGGGCAGATTGTCCAGAACGGCGCCACACACGTCGTGGTCGTCAATGTTCCGAACATCGGTCTGTCGCCCACAGGGCTTGCGTCGTCCGACGGCGGGGCGAATCTGGCCCAGTTGTCGCAACTCTTCAACGATACGCTGAACGCGGCGCTGCAGAGTAATGGATTGCAGGGAAAGGTCATCCAGGTCGATGCATACGGCTGGATAAACCAGATCTTCGCGAACTTTCAGGCCAATGGGTTCACGGTGTCCAACACGAGCCAGGCGTGCGATCCATCCAAAACGCCGCATGACACAGCACTGCTATGCTCGCCGCCTACCTACACTACGCCCAATGCTGATCAGACGTACATGTTCGCCGACGACCTTCATCCGACCACGCACATGCATGCGCTTTTCGCACAGTTCGTAGAACGGCAGATTGCGAGCACGGGTCTCGGTCACTGA
- a CDS encoding type II toxin-antitoxin system RelE/ParE family toxin — MSAPLLKYHILPTARISIDELRSYIVRTFGWETWRQTSAQIQETVAHIRQFPESGHVPAELEGFVDDSFRQAISGKNRIIYQVRDDTVYIHLVVDTRRDLLGLLQRIVLRLL; from the coding sequence ATGTCAGCCCCGCTGTTGAAGTACCACATCCTGCCGACCGCCCGAATCAGCATCGATGAGTTGAGAAGTTACATTGTTCGAACATTCGGGTGGGAGACATGGAGACAGACGTCGGCGCAGATTCAGGAAACTGTCGCGCACATCCGTCAGTTTCCCGAAAGCGGCCACGTCCCCGCTGAACTTGAGGGCTTCGTTGATGACAGTTTTCGGCAAGCCATTTCTGGCAAGAACCGGATCATCTATCAGGTGCGGGACGACACCGTTTACATTCATCTCGTCGTCGACACGCGACGCGATCTGCTGGGCCTTCTCCAAAGAATCGTGCTGCGGCTGTTGTAA
- a CDS encoding carboxymuconolactone decarboxylase family protein, whose amino-acid sequence MTVSTVVATVQLAQLAFYVNRTINNGLTRARALEVMTQLALYTGWSTTFTALPIVKSVVDKRRNQVFRSKSPSVRFVDHCRRGPSIGHTLTDQKPG is encoded by the coding sequence GTGACGGTCAGTACTGTGGTTGCAACAGTGCAGCTCGCACAACTGGCCTTCTACGTGAACCGGACGATAAACAACGGGCTGACCAGGGCGCGGGCGTTGGAAGTCATGACGCAACTGGCGCTTTACACGGGTTGGTCCACTACATTTACGGCACTCCCTATCGTTAAAAGTGTCGTCGACAAGCGGCGCAACCAAGTATTTCGAAGCAAGTCCCCCTCGGTCCGATTCGTTGACCATTGTCGTAGGGGACCATCGATTGGTCACACGTTGACAGACCAAAAACCCGGTTGA
- a CDS encoding DUF3309 family protein, whose product MLSILLIVILAFLLMGAMPTWPYSRSWGYMPSGVLGVLLVVVLILLLLGRI is encoded by the coding sequence ATGTTGAGCATACTATTGATAGTCATACTGGCGTTCCTGTTGATGGGAGCGATGCCGACCTGGCCGTACAGCCGTTCGTGGGGCTATATGCCAAGCGGGGTGCTGGGTGTGCTGCTGGTCGTCGTTCTCATATTGCTGCTTCTGGGCAGGATATAG
- a CDS encoding universal stress protein, translated as MGSHGHSAIANLVLGSVAAGILARCGIPTLIVR; from the coding sequence ATGGGATCACATGGCCACTCGGCGATTGCCAATCTCGTCCTTGGGTCCGTGGCAGCAGGTATCCTGGCGCGCTGCGGCATCCCAACTCTCATCGTTCGCTAG
- a CDS encoding type II toxin-antitoxin system HicB family antitoxin — MQYPLYVHRDGDTGFRASFPDFPHAVAHGNSMDELKSDAQDVVELAYDRSEQLIPAPTCSTSELHVLNMDDGEGIWMFVDINLARVTSRAVAIQFSLLESLLQQVDLAARERHITRSAFITLAVVHELASRYEGQLSSVPVSERVFVDG, encoded by the coding sequence ATGCAATATCCGCTTTATGTGCACCGCGATGGCGACACCGGCTTTCGCGCCAGTTTTCCCGATTTCCCCCATGCAGTTGCGCACGGAAATTCGATGGATGAACTGAAGAGCGACGCGCAGGACGTTGTCGAATTGGCCTATGATCGCAGCGAGCAACTCATACCCGCTCCCACCTGCAGTACATCGGAATTGCATGTGCTCAACATGGACGATGGGGAGGGAATCTGGATGTTTGTCGACATCAATCTGGCGCGGGTTACCTCGCGGGCCGTGGCCATCCAGTTCAGTCTGCTCGAAAGTCTGCTGCAGCAAGTCGATCTGGCAGCAAGAGAGCGTCACATCACACGCTCTGCGTTCATCACGCTGGCCGTCGTACACGAACTCGCGAGCAGGTACGAAGGACAGTTGTCCAGCGTGCCTGTGTCCGAACGGGTCTTCGTGGACGGATGA
- a CDS encoding DUF3309 family protein yields MLSILLIVILALLLMGAMPTWPHSRSWGYMPSGLLGVLLVVVLILLLLGRI; encoded by the coding sequence ATGTTGAGCATACTGTTGATAGTCATACTGGCGCTCCTGTTGATGGGAGCGATGCCGACCTGGCCACACAGCCGCTCGTGGGGCTATATGCCAAGCGGGCTGCTGGGTGTGCTGCTGGTCGTCGTTCTCATATTGCTGCTGCTGGGCAGAATATAG
- a CDS encoding type II toxin-antitoxin system Phd/YefM family antitoxin — MHIADHVKPISYLKSEAAQIVKDLTDSGEPLIITQNGEAKLVVQDVRTYEATQQTIALLKILAIGQKQIDRADHIDGDEFFAELNELDRHEKLR; from the coding sequence ATGCATATCGCCGATCACGTAAAACCAATCAGCTACCTCAAGAGCGAAGCGGCACAAATCGTCAAAGACCTGACCGATTCGGGAGAGCCGCTCATCATCACGCAGAACGGCGAAGCAAAGCTGGTTGTTCAGGATGTGCGGACGTATGAAGCGACGCAACAGACAATCGCACTCCTGAAGATCCTGGCCATCGGTCAAAAACAGATCGACCGCGCAGATCACATCGACGGCGACGAATTCTTTGCGGAGCTTAACGAACTCGACCGCCACGAAAAGCTTCGCTAA
- a CDS encoding response regulator — translation MLSANAVRLLIADDDPNVLAAHALFFDAHGYETRIAEDGADALAEWRSWRPDVVVLDIQMPHMDGRAVAREIRRLQSAPFPLLVAVTALASTSEQAESIRSGFDHHFVKPADLPAVLAVIAARVRPGATDDS, via the coding sequence ATGCTTAGCGCAAACGCCGTGCGCCTGCTCATTGCGGACGACGACCCGAACGTATTGGCGGCGCACGCCTTGTTCTTCGACGCTCATGGTTACGAAACCCGGATAGCTGAAGATGGGGCGGACGCGCTTGCGGAATGGCGTTCGTGGCGTCCGGACGTTGTCGTTCTCGATATACAGATGCCCCATATGGACGGGCGTGCGGTAGCAAGGGAGATCCGGCGCCTGCAATCCGCGCCGTTCCCATTGCTGGTGGCGGTTACTGCGCTGGCATCGACTTCCGAACAGGCCGAATCAATCAGATCCGGGTTCGATCATCATTTTGTAAAGCCCGCCGACCTGCCGGCCGTCCTCGCTGTGATAGCGGCCCGCGTACGCCCTGGCGCCACGGACGACTCGTAA